The Vicia villosa cultivar HV-30 ecotype Madison, WI unplaced genomic scaffold, Vvil1.0 ctg.000441F_1_1, whole genome shotgun sequence genome includes a window with the following:
- the LOC131628294 gene encoding protein argonaute 1 codes for MVRKRRTDGPGGESSDGQHPAERSAPPQQQAAVSGGAGPQGGGGPQGGRGWAPQGGRGGYGGGRGGRGMPQQQYGAPPEYQGRGRGGHPQSQQQYGAPTDYQGRGRGGPPQPQQQYGGPPEYQGRGRGGPSQQGGRGYGGGRGGYGGGVGPGGGHDTVSSYGGPPRPPAPELHQATSVPSVSYPVAVSPPPAPSEASSSSHPPEVSEVEQDLGQMTIHSEETPAPPPASKSSLRFPLRPGKGSYGKKCVVKANHFFAELPKKDLHQYDVTITPEVTSRGVNRAVMEQLVRLYRDSHLGKRLPAYDGRKSLYTAGPLPFISKDFRITLVDEDDGSGGQRRDREFKVVIKLAARADLHHLGLFLAGRQTDAPQEALQVLDIVLRELPTTRYCPVGRSFYSPDLGRRQPLGEGLESWRGFYQSIRPTQMGLSLNIDMSSTAFIEPLPVIEFVAQLLNREVSSRPLSDADRVKIKKALRGIKVEVTHRGNMRRKYRISGLTSQATRELTFPVDERGTMKSVVEYFLETYGFVIQHTQWPCLQVGNTQRPNYLPMEVCKIVEGQRYSKRLNERQITALLKVTCQRPLDRERDIMQTVHHNAYHEDPYAKEFGIKISEKLAQVEARILPAPWLKYHDTGREKDCLPQVGQWNMMNKKMVNGGTVTNWFCVNFSRNVQDSVARGFCQELAHMCYVSGMAFNPEPVVPPVSARPDQVEKVLKTRHHDAKTKLQGKDLDLLIVILPDNNGSLYGDLKRICETDLGVVSQCCLTKHVFKMSKQYLANVSLKINVKVGGRNTVLVDALSRRIPLVSDRPTIIFGADVTHPHPGEDSSPSIAAVVASQDWPEITKYAGLVCAQAHRQELIQDLFKQWQDPVRGTLTGGMVKELLISFRRATGQKPQRIIFYRDGVSEGQFYQVLLFELDAIRKACASLEPNYQPPVTFVVVQKRHHTRLFASNHHDKSSVDRSGNILPGTVVDSKICHPTEFDFYLCSHAGIQGTSRPAHYHVLWDENNFTADALQTLTNNLCYTYARCTRSVSIVPPAYYAHLAAFRARFYMEPETSDSGSMTSGAVPRGGMAAAAGRSSRAPGANAAVRPLPALKENVKRVMFYC; via the exons ATGGTTAGGAAGAGGAGAACTGATGGACCTGGTGGTGAAAGCTCTGATGGTCAACACCCTGCTGAGAGGAGTGCTCCACCTCAACAACAGGCTGCTGTATCTGGAGGTGCAGGACCCCAGGGAGGGGGAGGGCCCCAAGGAGGGCGAGGCTGGGCTCCCCAAGGTGGACGTGGGGGTTATGGAGGTGGACGCGGTGGTCGTGGGATGCCCCAACAGCAATATGGTGCTCCCCCTGAGTATCAAGGAAGAGGTAGGGGAGGACATCCCCAGTCCCAACAGCAATATGGTGCTCCCACTGATTATCAAGGAAGGGGTAGGGGAGGACCTCCTCAGCCTCAACAACAGTATGGTGGACCACCTGAATATCAAGGCAGAGGCAGGGGAGGACCTTCTCAGCAAGGAGGTCGTGGATATGGCGGTGGCCGAGGTGGATATGGTGGTGGTGTGGGCCCTGGTGGTGGCCATGACACAGTTTCTTCTTATGGAGGCCCACCTAGGCCACCAGCACCCGAGCTGCACCAAGCTACCTCAGTTCCTTCCGTGTCATATCCAGTTGCGGTGTCTCCTCCGCCTGCACCGAGTGAGGCAAGTTCATCTTCTCATCCACCAGAAGTGTCTGAAGTGGAGCAGGATCTGGGACAGATGacaattcattctgaagagactCCGGCTCCTCCTCCTGCAAGTAAATCATCACTGAGGTTTCCCCTTCGACCTGGAAAAGGGAGCTATGGCAAGAAATGTGTTGTTAAGGCGAACCACTTCTTTGCTGAGTTACCAAAGAAAGACCTGCATCAGTATGAT GTGACAATTACTCCTGAAGTGACTTCTAGAGGTGTGAACCGCGCTGTTATGGAGCAGCTTGTGAGATTGTATCGGGATTCTCACCTGGGAAAGAGACTTCCGGCTTATGATGGCCGTAAGAGCCTCTATACTGCAGGGCCACTTCCCTTTATTTCAAAGGACTTTAGAATCACCttggttgatgaagatgatgggtCAGGAGGGCAGAG GAGGGACAGGGAGTTTAAAGTTGTTATTAAACTTGCTGCACGTGCTGACCTTCACCACTTGGGTCTCTTTTTGGCGGGGAGGCAAACTGATGCACCTCAGGAAGCTCTACAGGTTCTTGACATTGTTCTCCGGGAGCTTCCTACTACCAG GTATTGTCCAGTGGGAAGGTCATTTTATTCCCCTGATCTAGGTAGAAGGCAGCCTTTAGGCGAGGGGTTGGAAAGTTGGCGAGGATTTTATCAAAGTATTCGTCCTACTCAAATGGGACTGTCTCTGAACATTG ATATGTCTTCAACTGCATTTATTGAGCCACTGCCTGTGATTGAGTTCGTTGCCCAGTTGCTGAATAGGGAAGTCTCATCCAGGCCTCTGTCTGATGCTGATCGTGTTAAG ATTAAAAAAGCTCTCCGTGGTATCAAAGTTGAAGTAACACATCGTGGCAACATGAGGAGAAAATATCGTATTTCTGGTTTGACATCACAAGCTACCAGAGAGCTGAC ATTCCCTGTGGATGAGAGGGGTACTATGAAGTCTGTTGTTGAATATTTCCTCGAGACATATGGTTTTGTCATTCAACATACTCAATGGCCTTGTTTGCAAGTGGGCAACACTCAGAGACCAAACTACCTTCCAATGGAG GTCTGTAAGATTGTCGAGGGGCAAAGGTACTCGAAACGATTGAATGAGCGACAAATTACTGCCCTGCTCAAAGTCACGTGCCAACGTCCACTAGATAGGGAACGTGACATCATGCAG ACAGTACATCATAATGCCTACCATGAAGATCCTTATGCTAAAGAATTTGGAATCAAAATCAGTGAAAAGCTTGCTCAAGTCGAAGCTCGCATCCTTCCTGCGCCTTGG CTCAAATATCATGATACTGGTAGAGAGAAGGATTGTCTACCCCAAGTTGGCCAATGGAATATGATGAATAAG aaaatggtcaatggGGGAACAGTTACCAATTGGTTCTGTGTAAACTTTTCTAGGAATGTGCAAGACAGTGTTGCACGTGGCTTTTGTCAAGAACTTGcccatatgtgttatgtatctggcATG GCATTTAATCCTGAACCAGTAGTTCCTCCAGTAAGTGCTCGTCCTGATCAAGTTGAGAAGGTTCTGAAAACGCGTCATCATGATGCCAAGACCAAGCTGCAAGGGAAGGATCTCGACCTGCTCATTGTCATTTTGCCTGATAATAATGGTTCTCTTTATG GTGACCTCAAGCGAATATGTGAGACTGATCTGGGGGTTGTTTCACAGTGTTGTTTGACTAAACATGTTTTTAAGATGAGCAAGCAGTACCTTGCAAATGTTTCCTTGAAAATAAATGTTAAGGTTGGGGGTAGGAATACTGTTCTAGTTGATGCACTTTCACGCCGCATTCCACTAGTCAGCGACAGACCTACTATTATATTTGGAGCTGATGTGACTCATCCACACCCTGGTGAAGATTCAAGTCCATCAATAGCAGCT GTTGTTGCTTCTCAAGATTGGCCAGAAATCACCAAGTATGCTGGTTTGGTTTGTGCCCAAGCACATCGGCAGGAATTGATTCAAGACCTTTTCAAACAATGGCAAGATCCAGTCAGAGGAACATTGACTGGTGGAATGGTCAA gGAACTTCTTATATCATTCCGGAGAGCAACTGGTCAAAAACCACAGCGCATCATATTTTACAG AGATGGAGTTAGTGAAGGGCAGTTTTACCAAGTCCTGCTATTTGAGCTTGATGCAATCCGGAAG GCTTGTGCTTCACTTGAACCCAATTATCAGCCTCCTGTGACTTTTGTGGTGGTTCAAAAACGTCATCATACTAGGCTCTTTGCAAGTAACCACCATGACAAGAGTTCAGTTGATCGTAGTGGCAATATATTACCTG GAACTGTTGTGGATTCTAAGATCTGCCATCCAACAGAGTTTGACTTCTACCTTTGCAGTCATGCCGGGATACAG GGTACTAGCCGTCCAGCTCATTATCACGTTTTGTGGGATGAAAATAATTTTACTGCGGATGCTTTGCAAACTTTAACTAACAACTTGTGCTACAC ATATGCCAGATGCACCCGTTCTGTTTCAATTG TGCCCCCTGCTTATTATGCTCATTTGGCTGCATTCCGGGCAAGGTTCTATATGGAACCTGAGACTTCTGATAGCGGATCTATGACAAGCGGAGCGGTTCCTCGTGGTGGAATGGCAGCTGCTGCTGGGCGTAGTTCACGTGCACCAGGTGCAAATGCTGCTGTCCGACCCCTGCCTGCATTGAAGGAGAATGTCAAGAGGGTCATGTTTTATTGCTGA